In a genomic window of Muntiacus reevesi chromosome 1, mMunRee1.1, whole genome shotgun sequence:
- the LRRC25 gene encoding leucine-rich repeat-containing protein 25, giving the protein MGDALMWALLMPLLLHQAGSQTCSVFSEDVSWATKYTDTCLNFSGRILSQLPQNQSLQARSVQLLDLSATGLQRLPWSFFRDLPQLQLLIVTNNSLDFVDRALAKRCDLTLRADCSCALVDWHKDWQGNCSGPELPECLDVSTGAWHNLSVFLEVSCPSGLTKATIGALAASGGLLLVLAVAGPVLAWRLCRRRMGQNLSKTWAAQDGSRSGSGRQPRYSSQAHRPKPPANTPPGSFTSDYENMFVGPPAARHQWDEHRSPPSEGRDFYMTYESLQHESQPVYCNLQSLGQVPLYDEEYVVPGR; this is encoded by the exons ATGGGGGACGCCCTGATGTGGGCGCTGTTGATGCCGTTGCTGCTGCACCAGGCAGGCAGCCAGACATGCAGCGTGTTCTCGGAGGACGTGAGCTGGGCCACGAAATACACTGACACATGCCTCAACTTCAGCGGCCGCATCCTGAGCCAGCTACCTCAGAACCAGTCTCTGCAGGCCAGGTCCGTGCAGCTCCTCGACCTGTCTGCGACCGGCCTTCAGCGGCTCCCGTGGTCCTTCTTCAGAGACCTGCCGCAGCTGCAGTTGCTGATTGTGACCAACAACTCCTTGGACTTCGTGGACAGGGCGCTGGCCAAACGCTGTGACCTCACCCTGCGGGCTGACTGCAGCTGTGCCCTGGTAGACTGGCACAAGGACTGGCAGGGCAACTGCTCTGGCCCAGAGCTTCCGGAGTGCCTGGATGTGTCCACCGGTGCCTGGCACAACCTCTCTGTCTTCTTGGAAGTGAGCTGTCCCTCTGGCCTGACCAAGGCAACCATTGGCGCACTGGCAGCCAGTGGAGGCCTGCTCCTTGTGCTTGCTGTTGCTGGCCCGGTGCTGGCCTGGAGACTCTGTAGACGTCGGATGGGCCAGAACCTGAGCAAAACGTGGGCTGCTCAGGATGGCTCCAGGTCTGGCTCGGGTCGGCAGCCGAGGTACAGTAGCCAAGCCCACAGGCCTAAGCCCCCAGCCAACACCCCGCCCGGATCTTTCACTTCTGACTATGAGAACATGTTTGTGGGCCCACCGGCTGCCAGACACCAGTGGGATGAACACAG GTCTCCCCCTTCAGAGGGCAGAGACTTCTACATGACCTACGAGAGCCTCCAGCACGAATCCCAGCCTGTCTATTGCAACCTTCAGTCGCTGGGCCAGGTCCCATTGTATGACGAGGAGTATGTGGTCCCTGGGCGCTGA
- the GDF15 gene encoding growth/differentiation factor 15, translating into MPGQRPAAPHRSPMLLMLLMFSWLRSGGALSLTQEHLQTLQGPSNVHSSPDISRFRELRKRYEDLLTRLRANQTWEDPNPDLIPRPQVRIVTPKLRLGPGGHLHMRIPRVNLTEGLPAASRLHRALLRLSPKARSSWDVTRPLRRQLRLGGSRGPAIRLQLLASPDQLQEALPSAPPQLELHWRPSATRGRRHAHAHTRDGCPLGEGRCCHLQSLRASLEDLGWADWVLAPRELDVRMCVGACPSHFRSANTHAQMQARLHGLNPDAAPAPCCVPASYEPVVLMHQDSDGGVSLTPFDDLVAKDCHCV; encoded by the exons ATGCCTGGTCAGCGACCGGCAGCGCCACATCGCTCTCCGATGTTGCTGATGCTGCTCATGTTCTCCTGGCTGCGGTCGGGAGGCGCCCTGTCTCTGACCCAGGAGCACCTCCAGACTTTGCAGGGACCCTCAAACGTGCACTCCAGCCCGGACATCTCCAGATTCCGGGAGTTGCGGAAACGCTACGAAGATCTGCTGACACGGCTTCGAGCGAACCAGACCTGGGAAGACCCGAACCCAGACCTCATCCCCCGTCCTCAAGTCCGGATAGTCACTCCAAAAC TGCGGCTTGGGCCAGGTGGCCACCTGCACATGCGCATCCCCCGGGTCAACTTAACTGAGGGGCTCCCTGCAGCCTCCCGCCTGCATCGGGCCCTTCTCCGGCTGTCCCCGAAGGCGCGGAGCTCGTGGGACGTGACGCGGCCACTACGGCGACAGCTGAGACTCGGAGGCTCCCGGGGTCCCGCAATACGCCTGCAACTGTTAGCAAGCCCGGACCAGCTGCAGGAGGCGTTGCCTTCTGCACCGCCCCAGCTTGAGCTGCACTGGCGGCCAAGCGCCACCAGGGGGCGCCGTCACGCGCATGCTCACACTCGGGACGGCTGCCCGCTCGGGGAGGGGCGCTGCTGTCATTTGCAGAGCCTGCGCGCGTCGCTTGAGGACCTGGGCTGGGCCGACTGGGTGCTGGCGCCGCGGGAGCTGGACGTGCGCATGTGCGTCGGCGCGTGCCCGAGCCACTTCCGGTCCGCTAACACGCACGCGCAGATGCAGGCGCGCTTGCATGGCCTGAACCCTGATGCTGCGCCGGCGCCCTGCTGCGTGCCTGCCAGCTACGAGCCGGTGGTGCTCATGCACCAAGACAGCGACGGCGGCGTGTCACTCACGCCCTTTGACGACCTCGTGGCCAAGGACTGTCACTGCGTGTGA